The nucleotide sequence GTGGCCGAGCTCCCGCGTCAGCCGCGCGTTCTCCCGCCGGAGCCGCTCGTTCTCCTCGCCCATGTCGCCGCCGGacgcggagccgccgccgccgccgccgggcgcagAGCCGGACCCAGACGCTTGCCGGTGCTCCTCCCCCGACCCAGAGTTTGACGACAGCACCTGCTCCTCCGAGGAGTGCGCCGGCGAGCCCGCCCGCGTCACCGGCAGCGCCATAGGTATCGGCGCCGCGGCCACCGTCACAGCTCCCGAAGCCACCGCGGCAGCTGCCGTCGCCatccccggcgacggcggcggcggcgccgcggcagccgccgccaccaccttccgGCGGTGTATATCACACAACAAACGCTTCTCCCCTCGCCGGAAGCAGTCGTTGGCGAACTCCCACCGGTCCGGCACGATCTTCCTAAATCCCTACGTCATACAGCAAGCAAGCAAAATCCAGACACATCACCGACATGGCCAAACCAAACCAAGCTAAATCCCAAgcaaacgacgacgacgaggaggaggaataATCCCGGGGGCGCGTACATAGGTGTTGAGCTGGCGCACGAAGCTGGAGAAGTTGTTGTGCTTGAAGTACTTGGGGAGGAGGTCCCGCGCGAACTCCGCCGGCCGCCACACCACGAACGTCGACCCGTCCTCGTTCCACGAGATCACGTCGTCCACCGCCGGGTCCTCCACCAGCTGGTACGTCTTCGTCAGGAACGGCGTCGGCAGCGACCTCTGCCCCGccaacgcctccgccgccgccgtcatcaccgccgccggcggcggctccccgccGCCCGCATCCGCCTCGCCCGCCCCCTGCTCCGCCATCCGCCGGGGAGGCGGCCGGATCTGATCCGGCGAGGACCGAccgtagtagtagtagcttcCAGATGCCGGAAGAAAGGCAGTTTTCGCGTGTGAAAACGAAGGTACGGACCGGAAGTCTTCTGGAAACTTCGTTTGCGGATTAGGAAAATTTATACTCCaacgggaggaggagaagcaaagcaagagagaaacaaataaaaaagagggaaaaaaagcaccaaaaagaaaaaacgatTTTAAAGAGAAAACGCACGTATGTGGGTGTTAAGATTCAGTTGTGTAAAGTTTTGTTTTTTCGTGTATATCGGGTATTATATCGTTGACTGTACGTTTgggtactaataaaaaattaattacagaaTCTATAAGTAAATAgagagacaaatttattaagcctaattaatttgttattagcaaatatttactgtagtgTCACGTTatcaaattatggagcaattagatttaaaagatttatctcatAAATTAGTCACAacctatgtaattagtttttttttaagcttatatttaatactattTTATATAGGTGTTTTagcgttcgatgtgataggttGTGTGGAACTAAAACATGGCCTATGAATTCGATGCGACCCACCACTCGTACCGAGAAAGCCAAGCTGGCGCCGGCGGtgcaggtgggcccggccgcaGTGATAGATATCTCTCGCCCCCGCGGCGGGCGCATCCACGCCGTTGTATCGGAACCCACCGAGGTGGCACGGATGGCCAGGATGAGGCGAGGCCGCGGGATTGGGTTCTCGGCGGGGGGATgatgggatggggatggggcaATTGGGGGTCGGAAGGGGCGAGAAGGTTCGGTCGATTTTTCGCGCTTCGGCCTTCTGGAAGGTTCAGGtaggcgcgcgggcggggctggATGGGGCCCACGGTAGACGGGACACGTGTCGATTGCTCGGCCACGGATGGCGAGTGGGATAAGATTTTATCTCGTCTACGATACGACgtggcctttttttttatttcgtgTATGTATACACTGTACTGGAGTACTTTGGTATTTGTGCGTTTTTGTTTGTCGTCCTTTTGGAAGGTTCTTTTTCTTTCAATCGGCTTCTAGAGAGTAAGGCTCACATTGGATAGCCTAATCagctaaagaaaaagccaaattttaaattttcaagcttaattttgagattgattttgatatattttcaatgtagtttctttttcaacattagcttttaagtcaccaagaacatatttataaaagttttagctacaaatttatttttatttcctattGGCTTATTAGGAagtaagccaaacgatgggggcCTAAATGCTTATCTGCCAGAGGAGAAAAAAAGTccggttttcttctcttttttttcaagaGATGCACAAGGTTTAATTggaatggacttaaacaagaGGAGGGGACCAATGCTTGATAGGAGTAGTACTTATCAAAGGAGTTACTAGTTCATTTATAAATGAAGTTAATTGAAACTTAAACTAAATTGTTGAGGGGGGAGGTTACCTTTTAATTCAATGAAACTATGAAATTAGAAGGAGGCTGAAGCATAGTAAAAAAAGCCGGACCGGTGGGTGACCCAGCCGACCTCTCGGTTCAGCGGTCCGTCGGTCCGACCGGTGACCCAGGCGGTTGAACTGCGGTTCACAAACTACATGTATATTACATATTTGCTCATGTACACATGTCGTTGGATGGCCTGATGGCTAGCACTTGGCTCTTTCAACCCCCGGACCAGAGGGTTCGAATCCCACCCAGTGCAccatttcttgctatttttgctaaaaaaaaaaccactagCTGCACCATTGGGCCTTTAGACAGCCCATCGTGGCCCATTAGTATGGCTAGCCGGTCCAACCAGTGCCGGTTTAGTGTCCGGTTCGCCGAAAAACCGCCGGTTCAGCCGGTTCAGAGCAGTTCGATTACATGTCCGGTCTTTAAAGGAAACCGAACCGTGGTCACCTCTGGTTCTAGTTTTTTCTACTATGGGTTGAAGGACTGAATCTTAGTATAGTGGTACTACATATGGCTTATTACTTAGAAAAGGAGGTAGTGTCCAAAAAGCCTTCTTTGTAAAAGATGACAATCAAGACGATACTAATAATGACAACTGTGTCTTTTTCTCACATTTGTATCACCGGTTGATCATTGGATAAATTACTCCCTACTTGCAAAGCTAGGTCATTCGCCAAATATAagtagggatgcaagtgggtagtCCCGCTATCCGCATAAAAATTCGCTTGCGAGTTCATTTTCCACATGGTAatacaaaatttagaagaaaaaatgaagTATAAATGAGATAAGCAGGCTAAAAAAAAGCTTGCCTGCCCCGCTTGCATCCCTAAACATAAGTTTGCATATAAGTTTGCATGGTGACAAACCAAGAAAGATGTTTGAGCATGCACAACTTAACTGCTAACTTTgtcccataataattgtatttaAAGGACTtaaatttgttccaaaataattgTCACAGTAGAGTACTAATGGTCCCATTGATCACTTCTCTCTACTTTACCCTCAACTACCCTTCCACTCCTATCTATCTCATCTATATATACCATTTAATAAGGGGCATTACAGTCTTTCTTCTCAAACCTTGGCTCTGTTCGGCAACGCTGCTATGCAGCTGTAACTGGCTGCGCTGTACAGCCAGTGCATATATTTTCTCTATCATGCACTGTAGCGCAGCTACACAACAACTACAATTTAGCTGCAGCGAACAGACCCCTTAATATTTACTAAACAATTTGgattacaattattttgggacggatgttgTACATAAATTCTTCCTTCAATTATTCTTTTTTTCGGGGGGGATCTTCAGTTATTCTTTCaacaaattcaacaaagcatttctctttgaattttttttaaaaaaacatgaatattagggaatgatctaatattaaataattagaaggggacTTCGAACCCAGgccgtctagcccaccaccttatgGAGCTAACCGGAAGACCCCTGGACGTTTCTCCCTCTTTGAAATTTCATTTGAAGCATCCATCTGAGCATTTATTTCCCCTTCAAACCATGTCGGATGCAAATCAACTTGGAGCAAACAATTAGCACCACTGGTGTTAGATAACAAGCCCTGGGCAATTATGGTTTGAGCTTAGCATATCTGTGCATGGCCAAATGGGTTGGTAACCTATGAACAATATAAAAAAGAGGAATGTGGCCATCAGTTGCCTTTCGGCTTATAAGTGTTagccaataaataaataaattttcaaacatagttttagagttaattttCCATTCAAAACAATTagagttatttttttagaggagggagggggttattgtagtttatttttcaatgtGATCTTTTAAATCGTCAAGGACACGCGTGTACAATTTTTAATCCACATATTTTTTGCTTTAGGCCAAACATTGCTTTCTGAAGTTAGGTTTACAACTAGATGATACGAGAGTACTATTGTCTTTAATCAAAGTGATGCTAAACTTAACCactttagtactccctccatgtCCAAAGCTAGCATCGGGGAGTCAGGAGtaaaaagatactccctccatctcaaaaagtttgacgctgttgactttttaaaaaatgtttgaccgttcgtcttattcaaaaaatttaagtaattattaattcttttcctattattttatttattgttaaatatacttttatgtatacatatagttttacacatttcacaaaagtttttgaataagacaaacggtcacacatgttaaaaaaagtcaacggcgtcaaacatttagaaaagAAGGGAGTAGTAAAGTTGTCAAAATGGAAAGTAAGCCACCAAGTCTTTTCTCCAAAAATGGAAAGTAGAATGCAGCTTGTTCAACTATTGTGAGAGTTATGTCCCCACGTTCCTACATTTTCGTAACGTACcttggccttgtttagttccagaGGGATAATAATTAGCTCTCtaaaatcttgctatttagagTATTTAATAGAGTATATGTGCAAAACTACTTACAGAACCCCTAGGCTAATTCATAAGATAAAtataacgaggtatattaatctatgattagtgAATGATTACTGTAGcgaatcatggattaattaggctcatcagattcgtcttgcaaattagcctaggggttatggaatgagttttgtcggtaatctatgtttaatactcctaaatagtaAGATTCCAGAGGGCTAATTATTAGCCCTCCGGATCCAAACGTAGATTACCGACAAAACTCATTCTAGCCAAGCCTGATTTGTTCATGCTATTGATATATTCGAGGTGTTAAGCAATATTAGGGGAAATTTGTAGCTGTGGTGATATTTACCAGGTGTAGCGGCGACGAATGGTGATATTGGTATACACAGGAATGAAAATTCGAGAAATATGTGTTAATGAGCCGTATGGAGAAATTAACTTATTAATATAGACtactaaatagcaagatttcaGAGGACTAATTATTAGCCCTCCGGATCCAAACAAGACCCTTATCCTTTTGCATCTCACTTGTGCATGAATGATACTCCTTCTAGCCAAGCCTGATTTGTTCGTGCTATTGACAGATTCGGGGCGTTAAGCAATATTAGGGGAAATTTGTAGTTGCGGTGATATTTACCAAGTGTAGCGGCGACGAATGGTGATATTGGTATACACACGAACGAAAATTCGAGAAATATGTGTTAATGAGCAGTATGGAGAAATTACTTATTAATATAGTAGATTTGCTCAATTTGGATAGAAACAAGGTAATATAGTTGCATGGATTGTGCTAGCTAATGTTTAAAGACAAAAAGGTTGTTGGACAATCGGACTGGGGTGAAGACAAATGTTTCACCTAGAACTTGAAAATGCCAATGAGATGACAAAAGTTGTTTGGTTATTTATATCCCTTCAGATCTTTCTTTACACTTCTATTTCCAAAAGCTGCAAGTGTACTGTGCATACAAAATTGACAATGGAGGACCAATGTTTCCCGTTTGTTAGTACGTTTCTGATACAAAACTAACAATGGAGAACAAATCCCGTTTGTTAGTACGTTTCTCATTGTTTGCCAGGATGATGTCTATATTTAGTAACCATTGACACTTTTATAGTACACACTAGCCAAATTTTGCATTCCTTTGCGATGATTTTAATGATTTGGGCAACACTTTTCGTATTTGAGTACCAAATCATGTAGCATTAGACACAATTGCGTGGCTAGAAATTACTAAAGGCTAGGGTAGGGCTCGATTGATGgactgttgatttttttttttgtaaaatttacatgatgatttaaaaaaaataaactttgattgtGAAGGTCAGCTTATGGCTCAAGCCTTATCTGCGTTAGGCCTGCCTCCACCCCTGATTGTGTTTCATCTTTCATGGATTTGTGGCTTTGTCAAATGGATTAGGAAACTGAGCACTTGAGCAGTCAATACTATTAAGCAGACAACATACCGTGGCCCATGGGCCAAACTAATTAGTATGCTCCTGGCAGTATAGAATAAATCTAGCCCAGCTTAGGGCGGCACagtccaatccaatccaaaaaCGAGCCAGTGAACTATTGTTCAATTTGATCTTGCTACTAGTATAGTATTTAAATAAACCTGATTAACATTTGCCAGTATCTAAAATCACAACGGATTCGACTAAATAAGAATTGGTATACTCCACTTAAGAGGCACGCATGTCTTATTAACATTTTCTAGTCACACAGTTCATAAGACCATGGACAATTTTGATACTAGTACTATATAAGTGGTAATATGATCGCCCTAATTCTGCTCAGCATTGGCGCTGTATCCGTACGGATTCTTCTTGGCCCAATTCCACTGGTCCCTGCACATGTCCTCTATTCCAAACCGAGCACTGCAATCAGCACAAGCATAAAACAATCAGCATCTCTATCATAAGCACAAACTATAACTGTCAGTTGAACAGTGAGCTGGAAAAATGGACAGACAGATTTGTGTGATCGTTCTGTAGCGAATCAGAGAATAAATTACCTCCATCCGAGCTCCTTCTTGGCCTTGTCAGTGGAAGCGTAAACCTCAGTGCAATCTCCAGGTCTTCTGGGGCAAATCTTGATAGGAATTTTCTGTGGTTTCACAGCCAGAAACGTCAGTTTCGACCACATTTTCAGATTGGGATTTCAGATGAGGCGAATATCAACCATGCACACATGGATGCATAAATAATACTACATCAGTCACCTTTCCGGACGCCTCCTCGAACGCCTTCACCACCTCGAGCACCGTTGTTCCACACCCTGTTCCTAGATTGTAAGCCACACAACCTGacagaagaaaataaagaaattatACATCATGGATGAATTAAACTTGTCAAACATCAACCAGTTTATGGAGTGAAGAACATGTGTGTTTGTAGCATCGATTGATGTACCAATGTCAGGAGTAGCGAAGAGCTTCTCCAGTGCGGCAATGTGGCCATCGGCAAGGTCCACTACATGTATGTAATCCCTGATCTGAGGACGATatatcaaattgtcaaaattttgcttCGCTCCACGATCTCATCCATACAAATTGATCTTGAACAGTGTAGTGCTCACCGCGGTGCCGTCCCTGGTTGGGTAGTCGACGCCGTAGACGTTGAGCtcggggcggcggccgacggcgacctgCTGGATGTACGGAAGAAGGTTGTTGGGGATGCCCCTGGGGTCCTCCCCGATGTCGCCGCTCCGGTGAGCGCCGATGGGGTTGAAGTACCTGAGCAGGATCACCCTCATCTCCGGGTCGGCGGCCTGCACCTGCCGGAAGTAGTTCTCCAGGACGAGCTGCCCCAACGAGAGAATCGAATTCGATGCCGTTAGAAACAATGCTTGCATAGCAAAAAAGCAATGGTGTGATCATCGCCATCGCAATTCGGCATCGTAATCACCGAATCGGCGAAGCGAATCCGAATGGCGCGTGACGGGTGCATGCTTATCACGAGCAATGGATGCGATCATGTCTTATACCTTGGTGGTGCCGTATGGGTTGAGAGCGCTCAGCTTGGAATCCTCGACGCAGGGGGTCTTCTCCGGCTGGCCGTacaccgtcgccgacgacgagaaCACTATCTGCGCGTAGGTTTGTTGATTTCAGTGATCGAAGCATGCATCGGAATGGAATCAATCAGGTGATCGTGTAGATGTATAGTACTGACCTTCTTGCAGCCGTACTTGGTCATGGCGGAGTAGAGGTTCATGGTGCCGGCGACGTTGTTCTCGTAGTACATCTGCGGGTGCGCGACGCTCTCCCCCACCGCCTTCAGCCCGGCGAAGTGGATCACGGCGTCATACCTGATCGATcaatggacgacgacgacgacgacgacgcgtttGATTACGTGTGGAAACGAACGAGTTGAGATCAAAATCAAAAAGGATTTGAGTTAGATGGCTTGTTTGATCGAAGCAAAACGATCCAATCCGGACCTCTTGGCGGCGAACACCTTCTCCATGTCGTCCTTGCTCTTGAGATCCCCCTGAAAACGAACACAAACATGAATCTCAATCTCAACCTCGCCGGCTCGGTTCAATTCAACTGTGCAAGACGAAGAACACGCGTGCTGTTTGGGTGAGTCACGTACGGCGATGAAGTCGAGGCGGGCGgagagggcggcgccggcgatgaggcGGACGCGGTCGAGCGCCTCCGGGACGGAGTTGTGGAAGTTGTCGACGACGGTGACCGCGAACCCCTTCTCCAGCAGCCGCAGCACCGTGTGCGTCCCGATGTACCCCGCTCCCCCCGTCACCAGCACGCTCGCCCCCgcacccttcctcccctccccgtTCCCcaccatctcgccgttctccgcCGCTACTCCTCCGCCGCTCACCATCGCCGCCTCGTCTTCGTGTGtgcgcctctctctctcggtttaGTAGTTCGCAGCGGACGCGGGGGGGATTTATATGGGAAAGGGAAACCGCACCGTGACGGATCACGCGCGGtgcggggcggtggcggcgtccgtTTTTTCTCGTGTGTGGGGAGCcgggtggatggatggatcgcgTGCTGGTTTGGAAAATAAAACGGCGGGGATCGCGGCGAGTTCCCGTGTCAGCTGCCGTGCGCCCGTGCCCTTTTTGACCCGTATCAACGCTGGAATatcccgcggcgcgcgcgcgagccgtGTCAGCTGCAATGGTAATGGCCGGTTGCATCGGCGCGTCCGCCCGATCGGCAGTGCACGCATCGCCGTCGGATCCCAACGGAGATTAATACGGAAGGGGATGAGTGAGAATCCGGGGGCTAACTGACGGTGAGATATACTGTATcttgtgcgtgcgtgcgtgatcACGGTATTCTGCGAGTAGGCGGTAGTATGATCGAAGGATAATTGCGTGTCCATGTCATTTGTATTTGGATAAGTTTATCCAAATAAGTTTATCCATGGTGTTTAGAGTGCACGTCGCTTGATGACGTCATTAGGATATGTGTTCCGATAAAGGGGTCAATTTAGGCCTGGGCCGGGgagatcgattttttttttcgcgaacaaACTAAAGAATTGGACATCATTATATTATAAGAAATCAGAGTTTTGATTACATAACGCAAAACGGATGGTCATTGTCGGGGCCAGCGAGATCGAGATTCCGAGACATTTATGAGAATCCTAAAATAGCTggtttttcttggtttttggtttctagtttattattttttctaagaTTTATAACCACAGATTTGAGTGATAATGTAAGTTTCTTTGGCATCTTCTGTCGGTAGTTTCTCAAACCTGGTCTTAAAACCGTGGCTTATGATGCAACTAAATTTGATTTAGAGTTTAATTTAGACAGATTCTTTTGTCGCTTTCAATACTGAGCTTTTGCCTTGAAACCATGTGTACAAAAGCCTTTgccataaaaatattttcattgtttTGTTCTCCTGTTTTCGGCTTATAAATAGGCAAACCTACAGGAGCGCTACAGCAAGGCAAAGAGCAAAAGGAAGGTGGGCTTTACTCCCCACTGTGCAGATTTCAGAAAGCCGTGGAGTATAAGAAACAACCACAGCGATAGTTTAATGCCTGGCATCACATtcttgctccttttttttttctctcttcctctatcATGGTTGGCTACTTGACCATTCCAAGACTTAGACCCTATTTAGATCGGACTAAAACTtataagtccctatcacatcggatgtttagacactgattataaatattaaacgtagactattaataaaacatatctataatcttagactaattcacgagacgaatctattgagcctaattaatctataattagcctatgtgatgctacagtaaatattctctaattatagattaattaggtttaaaaattgtctcgcaaattagctttcatttatataattagttttgtaagtagtctatatttaatactctaaattagtgtctaaatatagagactaaagttaagtccctggatccgaACACCACCTTAATCGCAGATAAGCAAAGGTACAAAAACTACCAATTGCAAGGTGACGGTTTTGATGCCCAACAATAATTGGATAGACACGAAAACTGATTCCCTATCAATGCAGAAGATATGCAAAATCAGAACAAACTTCCTTGATGCCTTTAAATGGGATGATTCTCTGTGATGCTTTTTTTAATGGCCGTAAAATACCGCCAGCGAGATGACGTGGGCCGTAATAACAACTTACTATCATGCCCTTTCCCTGTGTTTCTTAATGGGCTGGAACGTGCATCCAGGGATGACAAATGGGCCGTAAAGCCCTTTTATCTGTCTTTCTTAGTGGGCTGGAACGTGCATCCAGTGAGATGTTGATGGGCCGTAAAGCCCTTTTATcatctaacttttttttttgccggcgTCTCCAccgtccgccgtcgccggcgttgCCGATCAAGCTTGCCATTGCTCGCCGTCGCTGCGCCTGCTTTGCGACCGGCACATAGTGATGCTTTCAGGAAGCATACGTTACGTACGTGCGCGCACACAGTACATCCCGGTAGAACTAAAGTTTTTTATCCGCTGCTGAAGTGTTGATTACTGAAGTCGTAGAAATGGTTTCATTTCCTGTGCTGTGCTGGCGTGCTGCTGATGCATCGAAATGGTAGCTCCGTTCAGTTGTTCGCAGATGATGTACCAGAAATTAGGTGTTCACTTTTTTTCTTAGTTTAACTTttataagtttgatcaagtttatatattaaaaaaaatagcagcaTCTAAAACACCAAAATTAGTTCATTGAATCTAACAttggatatattttgataatatgtttgtgttATGTTGAAAATGATAGTatgcatttttttataaattttatcaaatctaaagaagtttgacttaaaaaaaagtcaaagcgcttatgatatgaaacggagagagtacaactAGAATGCAACAATGGTCCCAGCAATGGCCACTGGTTACTTCTTTTCTGTCTCAGTCCATACCCAGATCTGAATATACAATGTGGCCATCCTTTTGATCCAACCATCCAGGACAATGTCAAATGGAAAACAGGAGAAAGGTAACTGATCATGGGGTCTACCAGATCAATCCAATGATTAAAGGCTGAGCGCAAAGAGAATGGTAAAAAGGCTATGCGAGTGTGATAATTCCCAGAGAAAAGCATATGCATCTTTGCAGATCTCTCCCACATGCAGAAAGGTACGAAGTTTCCTTGGATGGATACATATGGTGGAGTCCTGACAAGCTGTCATTTTACAATGATCAGGTTTGGAGGGAGGATCTACCGGTACATTATACCTGATGAAAATGAAAGCAAACAATGCCATGCCGACAGTCTGCCTTGTCTCTCTGCACTATTCAGTCTATGGATTTCATCATAGAGAAAACAGCCCATACAAAAGAAGTCTTCACCACTACTGAAACTTATTACATTATATTGTGACCAGtaagaaaaaatattgataaaagaaaataaacagaAAATAAAAGCACTAGAATGTGAGGTATCATATTCAAAGAACAGTAAGTATCTACTTTTGACTCCAACGATTCAATTATCACATTTCCATCACATATTCAGTTTGGAATGTAGCTCAATTGATCATGTGAAGTGTGGTCTTAACTGAATCAGAACACGCTTCAGAGGTACATATCTATATCAAACTTATTATGGCGAAGAGTAAAGTTTAAATTATGCACAGTTCTGAACCAATTATCGACGAAGAGCGGTATATAGTCGCCATCACCTCTCACGCTTTCTCTTCATAGGCAGCAAGGTTTTCGGTTTCTCTGACCGTACGTTCACTGATCCTTCATCTTCAATCAGGCGTCTACCAAGGTGTGATGATAAATTCTCCACTTCAATTTTCGCCACATCCTTTCTTACTCCTATGTCAGTGATGTATCTACCAGCACAGTACATCCCAGCTGTGACAGTGGCCATTCCAAGTGGACCAGCAGCAAAAAGCTTAAGTGGAGTGGACAGAAGAGCTGCCAATGGCACTCCAATGGCGGAAGATGCTTGCCCACTTGTTCCAATGCCAGGTTCCTCAACAGGAAGAAGCCCAGTTTTGCAGTAGAGTGCAAAGTCCTCGCAATTGTTCTCAAATATGTCATAATTTCCAAAGCCATTTTGAAGTAAGTACATGGCTCTGTGTACCACAACTTCTGATGGATCTGATTGGGCAATGGTGCAGGTTCCCCCACGCAGCTTTGCAAGGAAAACGGCTGATGGCACTCCGTACTCGAAGCAGTATAGAGAGCCATTCCGAAGGAAGCAATCCAAGCAGGTGAGGACGACACCACTATCAGGCAGCTGAAACCCACAATCTGGGAACGTTGGGCACTCTGATGAAGGCTCTAATAATAGGCTGGAGGTGGAATTGGATGAATCTGATCCTTCTGCTTCTTTCTTTCGAGTAAAATGAACCACTTTACTTCCTCCAACATAAATGCCTGTTTGCCAGTAGAACATGACCAACAGAAGAGTAAGTTCTTGAAAACATTTCAAAGAATATGCAATTAAGGGAACACCAAGGCTATAAAGTTTAAGGTGAACAATTAAATCCACTGGATGATAGTTATCATCCCAAAAGGTTAAAAAAACACTAGATGATAACTGAATGAATCGGCATGCTGTTAACCTGTCAATCCCTTTATCGATGCATGAAAAATGCACCTTGATGGTGAAAATAGTGTTTTAAGGAGTTGAATGCAGACAAGACAGTTTTTCTTGTATATTGCAGCCCTTTCATCCAGGCTGTCATGTGCAAAAACAGCAAAACCCACAGCATGTCCTCCCTAGATGTGGCCCTGATCAAATGTCCACACAGGACCACTACAATAAAAGGAGCTCTACATCCGCCAATAAAATGCACTTGAGGGGACATACTGTCCATTTAGGAGAACTACAGAGTGCATAGCAACACAGAGCAGAAGTGTCCTTTACGCTTCCTGAATGGAGATGAAAGACCTCTACTGTAAAAGAAAAGAGATGCATTGCAAAATACCCATGGTAAATACACCTGAACTGAATGGAGATGAAAGACCTCTGCTGTAAAAGAACAAAGATGCATAGCAAAATTACTGTGGTAAATACACCTGAAGGTAAGGATAAAAAATGAACGTAGCCACGTAGATAAGTTTGACATCAACTGTTAATCAAAGTAGTTATCAAC is from Oryza sativa Japonica Group chromosome 9, ASM3414082v1 and encodes:
- the LOC4347637 gene encoding heat stress transcription factor B-2c isoform 1 (isoform 1 is encoded by transcript variant 1) gives rise to the protein MAEQGAGEADAGGGEPPPAAVMTAAAEALAGQRSLPTPFLTKTYQLVEDPAVDDVISWNEDGSTFVVWRPAEFARDLLPKYFKHNNFSSFVRQLNTYGFRKIVPDRWEFANDCFRRGEKRLLCDIHRRKVVAAAAAAPPPPSPGMATAAAAVASGAVTVAAAPIPMALPVTRAGSPAHSSEEQVLSSNSGSGEEHRQASGSGSAPGGGGGGSASGGDMGEENERLRRENARLTRELGHMKKLCNNILLLMSKYAATQHVEGSAGISSIANCSGESSEAVPPPPPLPPAILDLMPSCPALATAAAAAGLAIDGEPDPSARLFGVSIGLKRTRDDAAAAADEDGGGEDQAEHGGADVKPEAADPHPAGGGGGSSTEASPESHPWPIYRPTPMYHAVRPTCNGPDRAGSDQDGSSSR
- the LOC4347638 gene encoding UDP-glucose 4-epimerase 3 → MVSGGGVAAENGEMVGNGEGRKGAGASVLVTGGAGYIGTHTVLRLLEKGFAVTVVDNFHNSVPEALDRVRLIAGAALSARLDFIAGDLKSKDDMEKVFAAKRYDAVIHFAGLKAVGESVAHPQMYYENNVAGTMNLYSAMTKYGCKKIVFSSSATVYGQPEKTPCVEDSKLSALNPYGTTKLVLENYFRQVQAADPEMRVILLRYFNPIGAHRSGDIGEDPRGIPNNLLPYIQQVAVGRRPELNVYGVDYPTRDGTAIRDYIHVVDLADGHIAALEKLFATPDIGCVAYNLGTGCGTTVLEVVKAFEEASGKKIPIKICPRRPGDCTEVYASTDKAKKELGWSARFGIEDMCRDQWNWAKKNPYGYSANAEQN
- the LOC4347637 gene encoding heat stress transcription factor B-2c isoform 2 (isoform 2 is encoded by transcript variant 2); protein product: MAEQGAGEADAGGGEPPPAAVMTAAAEALAGQRSLPTPFLTKTYQLVEDPAVDDVISWNEDGSTFVVWRPAEFARDLLPKYFKHNNFSSFVRQLNTYGFRKIVPDRWEFANDCFRRGEKRLLCDIHRRKVVAAAAAAPPPPSPGMATAAAAVASGAVTVAAAPIPMALPVTRAGSPAHSSEEQVLSSNSGSGEEHRQASGSGSAPGGGGGGSASGGDMGEENERLRRENARLTRELGHMKKLCNNILLLMSKYAATQHVEGSAGISSIANCSGESSEAVPPPPPLPPAILDLMPSCPALATAAAAAGLAIDGEPDPSARLFGVSIGLKRTRDDAAAAADEDGGGEDQAEHGGADVKPEAADPHPAGGGGGSSTEASPESHPWPIYRPTPMYHAVRPTCNGPDRAGSDQDGSSSRQRTSSPLEGTGCPFVPHFSSSKLLVFCTTWHQTATHRRMAVGQPNDGTW
- the LOC4347637 gene encoding heat stress transcription factor B-2c isoform X1 is translated as MAEQGAGEADAGGGEPPPAAVMTAAAEALAGQRSLPTPFLTKTYQLVEDPAVDDVISWNEDGSTFVVWRPAEFARDLLPKYFKHNNFSSFVRQLNTYGFRKIVPDRWEFANDCFRRGEKRLLCDIHRRKVVAAAAAAPPPPSPGMATAAAAVASGAVTVAAAPIPMALPVTRAGSPAHSSEEQVLSSNSGSGEEHRQASGSGSAPGGGGGGSASGGDMGEENERLRRENARLTRELGHMKKLCNNILLLMSKYAATQHVEGSAGISSIANCSGESSEAVPPPPPLPPAILDLMPSCPALATAAAAAGLAIDGEPDPSARLFGVSIGLKRTRDDAAAAADEDGGGEDQAEHGGADVKPEAADPHPAGGGGGSSTEASPESHPWPIYRPTPMYHAVRPTCNGPDRAGSDQDGSSSSQTMGPGEFDDLQKMMVVQQSNFVMHWGRSECGSGVRGFGW
- the LOC4347639 gene encoding uncharacterized LOC4347639, producing MGLLSNRVERSEIRPGDHIYTWRAVYAYSHHGIYVGGSKVVHFTRKKEAEGSDSSNSTSSLLLEPSSECPTFPDCGFQLPDSGVVLTCLDCFLRNGSLYCFEYGVPSAVFLAKLRGGTCTIAQSDPSEVVVHRAMYLLQNGFGNYDIFENNCEDFALYCKTGLLPVEEPGIGTSGQASSAIGVPLAALLSTPLKLFAAGPLGMATVTAGMYCAGRYITDIGVRKDVAKIEVENLSSHLGRRLIEDEGSVNVRSEKPKTLLPMKRKRER